A single genomic interval of Leptospira semungkisensis harbors:
- a CDS encoding alpha/beta hydrolase yields the protein MKIVLIHGMWSRAGTLDSLEEALIKAGHEVLTPTLPYHSLDLESPPELGKYRLIDYVSFLKKEIQAKGWNKPTLIGHSMGGWLAQALAAEGYASRIVLFAPAAPKGIFPLGFSPLYTLLEVAFHWKFWAKPFRPTIRGANFGLFNRLPKEKWSEYYKLLNYESGRALFELAFWFFDPFSGNKVDENKVNCPVLILAGKDDRIIPNRVTKAIARKYENSEYVVFPNHAHWLLDEPGKEKIFETMFEWLKRN from the coding sequence ATGAAAATCGTATTGATCCACGGAATGTGGTCCAGAGCAGGAACCTTGGACTCTCTGGAAGAAGCTCTCATAAAAGCGGGCCACGAAGTTTTAACACCCACACTTCCCTATCACTCTTTGGACCTAGAATCACCTCCGGAACTTGGGAAATATAGATTAATCGATTACGTTTCTTTTCTAAAGAAAGAAATCCAAGCAAAAGGCTGGAACAAACCCACTTTGATCGGACATTCCATGGGAGGATGGTTAGCCCAAGCCTTAGCAGCAGAAGGATACGCGAGTCGAATCGTATTATTTGCACCGGCCGCACCCAAAGGAATTTTTCCGTTGGGATTCTCACCACTCTACACCTTGCTAGAAGTCGCTTTTCATTGGAAATTCTGGGCAAAACCATTTCGGCCAACGATTCGAGGAGCAAATTTCGGATTATTCAATCGATTGCCCAAAGAGAAATGGAGTGAATATTATAAATTACTAAACTACGAATCCGGAAGAGCCTTATTCGAATTGGCATTTTGGTTCTTCGATCCTTTCTCCGGAAACAAGGTAGATGAAAATAAAGTAAATTGCCCTGTATTAATTCTTGCAGGCAAGGATGATAGAATCATTCCCAATCGAGTTACTAAGGCAATCGCAAGAAAATACGAAAACTCTGAATATGTTGTATTCCCAAACCATGCGCATTGGCTATTGGACGAACCCGGAAAAGAAAAGATTTTTGAGACCATGTTCGAATGGCTTAAACGAAATTAG